The window ACGGCCCATTTGTACTCCAGGAATGGATCCCCAACGATCACCTCACCGTAATTCCCAATGACAAATACTGGAACAAAGCCAATGTGCACCTATCCAAGATCACCTTCCTCCCCATCGAAGACACCAACACTGCTTATCAGGCTTATAAGAATGGAGAAATTGACTGGAGTACCAACATCCCCCTGGCAATCATCGACCAGCTCAAACTGGAAAAGGATTACCATGTCCAAACCCAGCTGGGTTCCTATTTCTATTATATTAATATGAGCCATCCCATACTCAAGGATGTGAGAATACGCAAGGCCCTCTCCATGTCCTTTGACCGCCAGGAACTCATCGACAGGGTAATTAAGGGTGGACAGGTTCCTGCTTTTGCCCTTGCCCCTCCCATCGGGGATTACAAACCCGCTACCGGCACCGGTTATGATCTTGCAGCTGCCAAAAGACTCCTTGCGGAAGCAGGGTATCCTGATGGTCGCGGCCTCCCCACATTCCAGATTATCTACAATACTTTGGACGCCCACAAGGTTATTGCCGAGTACCTCCAGCAGGTATGGAAGAACAACCTGGGCGTCAATGTAACCCTTCAGAATCTTGAATGGGCCACCTTCCTTGATGAAAGGAAAACTTCCCGGATGGAACTGGGCCGGGCCGGATGGATTGCCGACTATGCGGATGCCCAGAATTTCCTTGACCTTATTGTCACAGGCGGCGGCAATAACGACGGCCACTACAGTAATCCCCAGTACGACGCCCTGATTCGCCGGGCTTCTGCCATGCCTGGCGGCACTGCCCGCGATCAGATACTGCACCAGGCTGAAGAAATTGCCATCACCCAGGATCAGGTGGTTATCCCCATTTACTATTATGTATCCCAGAACATTATCAATCTGGATAAATGGGACGGCTGGTACACCAATCCCCAGGATTCACACCCCTGGGTAGGTATCAAGAGAAAGTAATTCTGCTAAAGGATAAAAGCCATGGGGCGTTTCGTACTGCGGAGGCTGATTAGTATAATTCCTACGATGTTCATCATCGTTACTGTCAGCTTCTTCATGATGCGAGCCGCCCCGGGCGGTCCTTTCTCCAGAGAAAAAGAAGTCCCCCCTGCAG is drawn from Leadbettera azotonutricia ZAS-9 and contains these coding sequences:
- a CDS encoding peptide ABC transporter substrate-binding protein, whose product is MMKRSLILALSLAVISGALFAGGGQSSSAASSGAKASAEFVVGNGTEIQSIDPSQIEGVPEARVNMALFEGLATYNPKTNKAEPGVAESWTISADGSVLTFKIRPNLVWSDGTPINAQTFVDSWLYHLNPTTGSEYAYMPGMVIKGADLYNTQGGKPSDVAIRAVNPTTFEVTLVGNVPYAIDMMAHYAFNPLPVHVIQKYGADWIKKENFVSNGPFVLQEWIPNDHLTVIPNDKYWNKANVHLSKITFLPIEDTNTAYQAYKNGEIDWSTNIPLAIIDQLKLEKDYHVQTQLGSYFYYINMSHPILKDVRIRKALSMSFDRQELIDRVIKGGQVPAFALAPPIGDYKPATGTGYDLAAAKRLLAEAGYPDGRGLPTFQIIYNTLDAHKVIAEYLQQVWKNNLGVNVTLQNLEWATFLDERKTSRMELGRAGWIADYADAQNFLDLIVTGGGNNDGHYSNPQYDALIRRASAMPGGTARDQILHQAEEIAITQDQVVIPIYYYVSQNIINLDKWDGWYTNPQDSHPWVGIKRK